Proteins from a genomic interval of Mycobacterium conspicuum:
- a CDS encoding PAC2 family protein: MTVQDGGPAGNLLPELQNTIVVAAFEGWNDAGDAASDALEHLDAIWEADPIIEIDDEAYYDYQVNRPVIRQVDGVTRELVWPAMRISHCRPPGSDRDVVLMHGVEPNMRWRTFCAELLAIADKLNVDTVVILGALLADTPHTRPVPVSGAAYSPESARRFGLEETRYEGPTGIAGVFQDACVAAGIPAVTFWAAVPHYVSQPPNPKATVALLRRVEDVLDIEVPLADLPAQAEEWEQAITEMTSEDDDLAEYVQSLEQRGDAEVDMNEALGKIDGDALAAEFERYLRRRRPGFGR; encoded by the coding sequence GTGACTGTGCAGGATGGTGGACCGGCCGGCAACTTGCTGCCCGAATTGCAGAACACCATCGTCGTTGCCGCGTTCGAGGGTTGGAACGACGCCGGCGACGCCGCCAGCGACGCGCTCGAGCACCTGGACGCCATCTGGGAGGCCGATCCGATCATCGAGATCGACGACGAGGCCTACTACGACTACCAGGTGAATCGCCCGGTGATCCGCCAGGTCGACGGGGTGACCCGGGAACTGGTGTGGCCGGCGATGCGCATTTCGCACTGCCGGCCCCCCGGCAGTGACCGCGACGTCGTGCTGATGCATGGCGTGGAGCCAAACATGCGCTGGCGCACGTTTTGCGCCGAGTTGCTGGCCATCGCCGACAAGCTCAACGTCGACACCGTGGTGATCCTGGGTGCGCTGCTCGCCGACACCCCGCACACCCGGCCGGTGCCGGTCTCGGGTGCCGCCTACTCCCCCGAATCGGCGCGCCGGTTCGGGCTAGAGGAAACCCGCTACGAAGGCCCGACGGGAATCGCCGGCGTCTTTCAGGATGCCTGCGTGGCGGCCGGGATCCCGGCGGTGACGTTCTGGGCGGCGGTGCCGCACTACGTGTCGCAGCCGCCCAACCCGAAGGCGACGGTGGCGCTGCTGCGTCGCGTCGAAGACGTGCTCGACATCGAGGTCCCGCTGGCCGACCTGCCGGCTCAGGCCGAGGAGTGGGAGCAGGCGATCACCGAGATGACCTCCGAGGACGACGACCTGGCCGAGTATGTCCAGTCGCTGGAGCAGCGCGGTGACGCCGAGGTCGACATGAACGAGGCGCTGGGCAAGATCGACGGCGACGCGCTGGCCGCGGAGTTCGAGCGTTATCTGCGCCGCCGCCGGCCAGGATTTGGGCGCTAA
- a CDS encoding DUF732 domain-containing protein — MSRGFGEWCAVGAVFLSAALVSAAPAAADPTDDAFVAALAKGGISMSDPDTAIGMAHSVCSGLDANQSSSVLAMKIMKETDFTPKQSGFFIGLSIAAYCPQFKDKTDPSVTWMLPFPPLM, encoded by the coding sequence ATGTCACGCGGTTTCGGCGAGTGGTGCGCGGTGGGCGCGGTCTTCCTGTCCGCCGCTCTGGTATCCGCGGCGCCGGCGGCCGCAGATCCAACCGATGACGCGTTCGTCGCGGCCCTTGCCAAGGGCGGGATCAGCATGTCGGACCCCGACACCGCGATCGGCATGGCCCACTCGGTGTGCTCAGGTCTCGATGCGAACCAGTCGTCGTCCGTTTTGGCGATGAAAATAATGAAGGAAACCGATTTCACGCCGAAGCAATCCGGCTTTTTCATCGGCCTTTCGATCGCTGCCTACTGCCCGCAATTCAAGGACAAGACCGACCCGTCGGTCACGTGGATGCTGCCGTTCCCGCCGCTCATGTGA
- the mshC gene encoding cysteine--1-D-myo-inosityl 2-amino-2-deoxy-alpha-D-glucopyranoside ligase produces the protein MLSWSAAPVPVLPGRGPELRLYDTSDRQVRPVAPGTKASMYVCGITPYDATHLGHAATYLTFDLIQRLWLDLGHDVHYVQNVTDVDDPLFERAQRDGIDWRDLADREVALFRADMAALRVLPPRDYVGATEAIAEVVELVEKLLASRAAYVVDDEYPDIYYRADATPQFGYESGYDRDTMLRLFEERGGDPHRPGKTDQLDALLWRAARDGEPSWPAPFGAGRPGWHIECAAIALSRIGTGLDIQGGGGDLIFPHHEFTAAHAECVRGERRFARHYVHAGMIGYDGHKMSKSLGNLVLVSTLRAEGVEPSAIRLGLLAGHYRADRFWSPQVLDEAVARLHRWRAAIALPAGPDAADVVARVRGYLADDLDTPKVIAALDGWVADALEYGGHNPEAPRLVATAVDALLGVEL, from the coding sequence ATGCTGTCGTGGTCTGCCGCACCCGTTCCGGTGTTGCCGGGACGTGGGCCGGAACTGCGGCTGTATGACACCTCGGATCGGCAGGTGCGGCCGGTGGCGCCCGGAACCAAAGCCAGCATGTATGTCTGCGGGATCACGCCGTATGACGCCACCCACCTCGGGCATGCCGCGACCTACCTCACGTTCGACCTGATTCAGCGGTTGTGGCTGGACCTCGGGCACGACGTGCACTACGTGCAGAACGTCACCGACGTCGACGATCCGTTGTTCGAGCGCGCGCAGCGCGACGGCATCGACTGGCGCGACCTCGCCGACCGCGAGGTCGCCCTCTTCCGCGCGGACATGGCCGCTCTGCGCGTGCTGCCCCCGCGCGACTACGTCGGGGCGACCGAGGCGATCGCCGAAGTCGTGGAACTGGTGGAAAAGCTGCTGGCCTCGAGGGCGGCGTACGTCGTCGATGACGAGTATCCGGACATCTATTACCGGGCGGACGCCACACCGCAGTTCGGCTACGAGTCGGGCTACGACCGCGACACCATGTTGCGGCTGTTCGAGGAGCGAGGCGGCGACCCGCACCGGCCGGGCAAGACCGACCAGCTCGACGCCCTGCTGTGGCGGGCCGCGCGCGACGGGGAGCCCAGTTGGCCGGCGCCGTTCGGTGCGGGCCGGCCGGGCTGGCACATCGAATGCGCGGCGATCGCGCTGAGCCGCATCGGCACCGGCCTGGACATTCAGGGCGGCGGCGGCGACCTGATCTTTCCGCATCACGAGTTCACCGCGGCGCACGCCGAATGTGTCAGGGGCGAGCGGAGATTCGCCCGGCACTACGTGCACGCCGGGATGATCGGCTACGACGGGCACAAAATGTCCAAGAGCCTCGGCAACCTGGTGTTGGTGTCGACGCTGCGCGCCGAAGGCGTTGAGCCGTCTGCGATCCGGCTGGGTTTGCTGGCGGGGCACTACCGGGCGGACCGCTTCTGGAGCCCGCAGGTGCTCGACGAGGCGGTCGCCCGACTGCACCGCTGGCGTGCCGCGATCGCGCTGCCCGCCGGTCCGGATGCCGCCGACGTCGTCGCGCGCGTGCGGGGATACCTGGCCGATGACCTCGATACGCCCAAAGTCATTGCCGCACTTGATGGCTGGGTCGCCGATGCGCTGGAGTACGGCGGCCACAATCCGGAGGCGCCACGGCTGGTGGCAACCGCGGTGGACGCGTTGCTCGGCGTGGAACTATGA
- a CDS encoding 3'(2'),5'-bisphosphate nucleotidase CysQ produces the protein MSLTDAALAADLAADAGELLLRVRDEVGFRHPWLLGDAGDFHANELLLRRLRAERPGDAVLSEEAHDDLIRLEADRVWIIDPLDGTREFSTPGRDDWAVHVALWQRPSNGSREITDAAVALPARGNIVYRSDTVTPPTAIRGVPHPLRIAVSATRPPWVLHQIRQTLPIQPVAIGSAGAKAMAIIDGEVDAYLHAGGQWEWDSAAPAGVIMAAGMHASRLDGSPMRYNQLDPYLPDFVMCRAEVAPVLLDAIRDAWR, from the coding sequence GTGAGCCTGACCGACGCCGCCCTGGCCGCCGACCTTGCCGCCGACGCGGGCGAGTTGCTGCTGCGGGTGCGCGACGAGGTCGGTTTCCGGCACCCGTGGCTGCTCGGCGACGCCGGTGACTTTCACGCCAACGAGCTGTTGCTGCGCCGGCTGCGCGCCGAGCGGCCCGGCGATGCGGTGCTCAGCGAGGAAGCTCACGACGATCTGATCCGGCTGGAAGCCGATCGCGTGTGGATCATCGATCCGTTGGACGGCACCCGCGAATTCTCCACGCCGGGCCGCGACGACTGGGCCGTGCACGTTGCGCTATGGCAACGGCCCAGCAACGGGAGCCGCGAAATCACCGACGCCGCAGTGGCATTGCCCGCGCGGGGCAACATCGTCTACCGCAGCGACACCGTGACCCCGCCGACCGCGATTCGAGGCGTGCCGCACCCGTTGCGCATCGCCGTCAGCGCGACCCGGCCGCCCTGGGTCCTGCACCAGATCCGACAGACGCTGCCGATCCAACCGGTGGCGATCGGCTCGGCGGGCGCCAAGGCGATGGCCATCATCGACGGCGAGGTCGACGCCTACCTGCACGCCGGCGGCCAATGGGAATGGGATTCGGCCGCCCCCGCCGGGGTGATCATGGCCGCCGGCATGCACGCGTCGCGGCTGGACGGCTCGCCGATGCGCTACAACCAGCTCGACCCCTACCTACCCGATTTCGTGATGTGTCGCGCCGAGGTGGCGCCGGTCCTGCTCGACGCCATCCGCGACGCGTGGCGCTAA
- a CDS encoding SCO1664 family protein → MTPGNEQHDAREVLRDGELTVLGRIRSASNATFLCEATLDERTTHCVYKPVAGEQPLWDFPDGRLAGRELAAYLISTHLGWNIVPYTIIRHGPAGPGMLQLWVDQPGDSADTEDFQPRPGPDLVDLFPANNHEPGYLPVLRAYDYAGDEVILMHADDIRLWRMAVFDVLINNADRKGGHVLRDLDGHIYGVDHGVCLHVENKLRTVLWGWAGKRVDDKTLTAVAGLADALSGPLADELSEQITGAEIAALRKRACRLLDDPVMPRPNRHRAIPWPAF, encoded by the coding sequence ATGACCCCGGGGAATGAACAGCATGACGCGCGTGAGGTGTTGCGGGACGGCGAGCTGACGGTCCTGGGACGCATCCGCTCGGCCAGCAACGCCACCTTTCTGTGCGAAGCGACGCTCGACGAACGCACCACGCACTGCGTGTACAAGCCGGTCGCCGGCGAGCAGCCGCTGTGGGATTTTCCCGACGGGAGGCTGGCCGGCCGCGAACTCGCCGCGTACCTGATATCGACGCACCTGGGCTGGAATATCGTGCCCTACACCATCATTCGGCACGGGCCGGCGGGGCCCGGCATGCTGCAGCTGTGGGTGGACCAACCCGGCGATTCGGCCGACACGGAAGATTTCCAGCCCAGGCCCGGCCCCGACCTGGTTGACCTGTTCCCCGCCAACAACCATGAGCCGGGTTATTTGCCCGTGCTGCGTGCCTACGACTACGCCGGCGACGAGGTCATCCTGATGCACGCCGACGACATTCGGTTGTGGCGCATGGCGGTCTTCGACGTGCTGATCAACAACGCCGACCGCAAGGGTGGCCACGTCCTGCGCGACCTCGACGGCCACATCTACGGGGTCGACCATGGCGTGTGCCTGCACGTCGAGAACAAACTGCGCACGGTGTTGTGGGGCTGGGCGGGTAAGCGGGTCGACGACAAGACCCTGACGGCGGTCGCCGGGCTGGCCGACGCGCTGAGCGGGCCGCTCGCCGATGAGCTGTCCGAACAGATCACCGGCGCGGAAATCGCGGCGCTGCGCAAGCGCGCATGCCGCCTGCTCGACGACCCGGTGATGCCCCGACCGAACCGGCATCGCGCCATACCGTGGCCGGCTTTCTAA
- a CDS encoding DUF3090 domain-containing protein, translating into MPRAIHVFRTPDRFVAGTIGQPGNRTFYIQAVHDARVVSVVLEKQQVAVLAERIGALLLEVNRRFGTPVPPEPAEIDDLSPLVMPVDAEFRVGTMGLGWDSEAQTVVVELLAVTDAEFDASVVLDDTEEGPDAVRVFLTPESARQFATRSNRVISAGRPPCPLCDEPLDPDGHICARTNGYRRGALLGSDDDPGE; encoded by the coding sequence ATGCCCCGCGCAATCCACGTTTTCCGCACACCCGACCGCTTCGTGGCCGGGACTATCGGCCAGCCCGGAAATCGCACCTTCTACATACAGGCGGTGCACGACGCCAGGGTGGTGTCGGTGGTACTGGAAAAGCAGCAGGTCGCAGTCCTTGCCGAACGCATCGGCGCGTTGCTGCTCGAGGTGAACCGCAGGTTCGGCACCCCGGTGCCTCCCGAGCCCGCCGAAATCGACGACCTCAGCCCGCTCGTCATGCCCGTTGATGCCGAGTTTCGGGTCGGGACCATGGGCCTGGGCTGGGATTCGGAGGCCCAGACCGTGGTGGTCGAATTGCTAGCCGTCACCGACGCCGAATTCGATGCGTCGGTGGTGCTCGACGACACCGAGGAAGGCCCCGACGCGGTCCGGGTCTTCCTGACGCCGGAGTCGGCGCGGCAATTCGCCACCCGCTCCAACCGCGTCATCTCGGCCGGGCGTCCGCCGTGCCCGCTGTGTGACGAACCGTTGGACCCGGACGGCCACATCTGCGCGCGCACCAACGGCTACCGGCGCGGTGCGCTGCTCGGGTCTGACGATGACCCCGGGGAATGA
- a CDS encoding histidine phosphatase family protein: MTVILLRHGRSTSNTAGVLAGRSEGVDLDDKGREQAAALIDRIGELPIRAVVSSPMLRCRRTVEPLAEALCLEPLIDDRLSEVDYGDWTGRKIGDLAKEPLWAVVQAHPSAAVFPGGEGLAQVQARAVSAVRDHDRRLAEEHGGPDKKDVLWLACTHGDVIKSVIADAYGIHLDGFQRVTADPASVSVVRYTPLRPFVLHVNHTGARLSAALRAAPPPTTEANTGANGDRPAQSSDAVVGGSTE; encoded by the coding sequence GTGACCGTCATTCTCTTGCGGCATGGCCGGTCCACGTCGAATACCGCGGGGGTGCTGGCGGGTCGTTCGGAGGGCGTCGACCTCGACGACAAGGGCCGCGAACAAGCCGCCGCGCTGATCGACCGGATCGGTGAGCTGCCGATCAGGGCGGTGGTCAGTTCGCCGATGCTGCGCTGTCGACGCACCGTTGAGCCGCTCGCCGAAGCACTGTGCCTGGAACCTCTGATCGACGACCGCCTCTCGGAGGTGGACTACGGCGACTGGACCGGCCGCAAGATCGGTGACTTGGCGAAGGAGCCGTTGTGGGCGGTGGTCCAGGCCCACCCCAGCGCGGCGGTGTTTCCCGGCGGCGAAGGCCTGGCGCAGGTGCAGGCGCGCGCGGTGAGCGCGGTGCGCGACCATGATCGTCGGCTGGCGGAAGAACACGGCGGGCCGGACAAGAAGGACGTGCTGTGGCTGGCCTGCACTCATGGTGATGTCATCAAGTCGGTGATCGCCGACGCCTACGGCATCCACCTGGACGGCTTCCAGCGCGTCACCGCCGATCCCGCCTCGGTGAGTGTGGTTCGCTACACGCCGCTGCGGCCGTTCGTGTTGCACGTCAACCACACTGGGGCTCGGCTGTCGGCCGCCCTGCGCGCGGCGCCGCCGCCCACGACCGAAGCCAACACAGGGGCGAACGGAGACCGGCCGGCACAGTCGAGCGACGCCGTCGTCGGCGGTTCCACCGAGTAA
- a CDS encoding DUF5703 family protein, which produces MTAARRSRLPAEWDTEMSDEYEWAPLRLPPEVTRLSASTRLSIEAEYRGWELTRVRLYTDGSRRVLLRRKKSRVESRRPEQPEL; this is translated from the coding sequence TTGACGGCGGCGCGACGAAGCCGGCTACCCGCGGAGTGGGACACGGAGATGTCCGACGAATACGAGTGGGCGCCGCTGCGGCTGCCGCCGGAGGTGACCCGCCTCAGCGCGTCCACCCGGCTGTCCATCGAGGCCGAATACCGGGGCTGGGAGCTGACCCGGGTTCGGCTCTATACCGACGGCAGCAGGCGGGTGTTGTTGCGCCGCAAGAAGTCTCGCGTCGAGAGCCGACGGCCGGAACAGCCGGAACTGTGA
- a CDS encoding quinone-dependent dihydroorotate dehydrogenase encodes MYGLVRRLLFLVPAERIHTLVFAVLRGVTAVTPAHRLLRRLLEPADPILASTVFGVRFPAPLGLAAGFDKDGIGLHTWGALGFGYAEVGTVTARPQPGNPTPRLFRLAEDRALLNRMGFNNLGAGALAARLARRQPDVPIGVNIGKTKTTPAAEAVDDYRDSARLVGPLASYLVVNVSSPNTPGLRDLQAVESLRPILTAVQAETVKCRVPVLVKIAPDISDSDLDDIADLAVELGLAGIVATNTTVSRDGLATPGVKELGAGGISGPPVARRATEVLRRLYGRVGDRLALISVGGIETADDAWERITAGASLLQGYTGFIYGGLLWPKHIHDGIARRLHDGGFASLHDAVGSAVAKRERPPG; translated from the coding sequence ATATACGGCCTGGTGCGCCGGCTGCTGTTCCTGGTTCCGGCCGAGCGCATCCACACGCTGGTGTTCGCCGTGTTGCGCGGTGTCACCGCGGTCACCCCGGCACATCGATTGCTGCGCCGGCTGCTCGAACCCGCCGACCCGATCCTGGCCAGCACGGTGTTCGGCGTGCGCTTCCCGGCGCCGCTCGGCCTGGCGGCCGGATTCGACAAGGACGGCATCGGCCTGCACACCTGGGGGGCGTTGGGTTTCGGCTACGCCGAGGTCGGCACCGTGACCGCGCGCCCGCAACCCGGCAACCCGACCCCGCGGCTGTTCCGGCTAGCCGAGGACCGCGCCCTGCTGAACCGGATGGGATTCAACAACCTCGGCGCCGGTGCATTAGCGGCCCGGCTCGCCCGCCGCCAACCCGACGTGCCGATAGGCGTGAACATCGGCAAAACCAAGACCACCCCGGCCGCCGAAGCCGTCGACGACTACCGCGACAGCGCCCGGCTGGTCGGCCCGCTGGCGTCGTATCTGGTGGTCAATGTCAGCTCGCCCAACACACCGGGGCTGCGCGACCTGCAGGCGGTCGAGTCGCTGCGGCCCATCCTGACGGCCGTCCAGGCCGAGACGGTGAAATGTAGGGTGCCCGTGCTGGTGAAGATCGCGCCGGACATCTCCGACTCCGACCTCGACGACATCGCCGACCTGGCCGTCGAACTGGGGCTGGCCGGCATCGTGGCGACCAACACCACGGTATCGCGCGACGGCCTGGCCACCCCTGGGGTCAAAGAGCTTGGCGCCGGCGGCATTTCGGGACCGCCGGTGGCCCGCCGCGCAACCGAGGTGCTGCGTCGTCTTTACGGCCGCGTCGGAGATCGATTGGCGTTGATCAGTGTTGGCGGCATCGAGACCGCCGACGACGCGTGGGAACGCATCACCGCCGGCGCATCGTTGCTGCAGGGATACACCGGCTTCATCTACGGTGGCCTGTTGTGGCCCAAGCATATTCACGACGGCATCGCGCGGCGATTGCACGACGGCGGGTTCGCCTCGCTGCATGACGCGGTCGGCTCGGCGGTCGCCAAACGCGAAAGACCGCCGGGCTGA
- a CDS encoding YbhB/YbcL family Raf kinase inhibitor-like protein has product MDSRPDPYDALPKLPTFSLTSDSITDGQPLATPQVSGIMGAGGQDVSPQLSWSGFPDETRSFAVTVYDPDAPTLSGFWHWAVANLPVDVTELPAGAGDGSNLPGGALTLVNDAGMRRYIGAAPPPGHGAHRYYVAVHAVKVDKLDLSEDASPAFLGFNLFQNAIARAVIHATYEQT; this is encoded by the coding sequence ATGGATTCGCGCCCAGACCCGTATGACGCGCTGCCCAAGCTGCCGACGTTCAGCCTGACCTCGGACTCGATCACCGACGGCCAGCCGCTGGCCACACCGCAGGTCAGCGGAATCATGGGCGCCGGGGGGCAGGATGTCAGCCCGCAGCTGAGCTGGTCGGGCTTCCCCGACGAAACCCGCAGCTTCGCGGTCACGGTCTATGATCCCGACGCCCCGACATTGTCCGGATTCTGGCACTGGGCCGTGGCCAACCTACCGGTCGACGTCACCGAGCTGCCCGCCGGCGCCGGCGACGGCAGCAACCTGCCGGGCGGCGCGCTGACGTTGGTCAACGACGCCGGAATGCGCCGCTACATCGGCGCCGCACCGCCACCCGGCCACGGCGCGCATCGGTACTACGTCGCCGTGCACGCGGTCAAGGTCGACAAACTCGACCTCAGCGAGGACGCCAGCCCGGCGTTTCTTGGATTCAATCTGTTCCAGAATGCGATCGCGCGAGCGGTCATCCACGCCACCTACGAGCAGACGTAG
- a CDS encoding M20/M25/M40 family metallo-hydrolase produces the protein MTVATGTNDATGDDVVEVVSRLIRFDTTNTGDPETTNCEAECARWVAEQLAEVGYQPEYLESGAPGRGNVFVRLEGADNSRGALLIHGHLDVVPAEPADWSVHPFSGAIEDGYVWGRGAVDMKDMVGMMIVVARQLKRAGIVPPRDLVFAFLADEEHGGKYGSHWLVDNRPDLFDGVTEAVGEVGGFSLTVPRPDGGERRLYLIETAEKAIRWMRLTARGQAGHGSMVNDQNPVTTLAEAVARLGRHQFPLVLTDTVVEFLVALSEETGLPFDPEAPDLAGMMDKLGPMARMLKAILHDTANPTMLKAGYKANVIPATAEAVVDCRVLPGRKEAFEAEVDELIGPDVTREWIRDLASYETSFDGDLVDAMNAAVLALDPDARTVPYMLSGGTDAKAFSRIGIRCFGFSPLRLPPDLDFASLFHGVDERVPTDALKFGTEVLAHFLTHC, from the coding sequence GTGACTGTGGCTACCGGGACAAACGATGCGACCGGCGATGACGTGGTTGAGGTCGTCAGCAGGCTGATCCGATTCGACACCACCAACACCGGCGACCCCGAGACCACCAACTGCGAGGCCGAGTGCGCGCGCTGGGTCGCCGAGCAACTGGCGGAGGTCGGCTACCAGCCCGAATACCTCGAATCCGGTGCGCCCGGGCGGGGCAATGTGTTCGTCCGCCTAGAAGGAGCCGACAACTCGCGCGGCGCCCTGCTCATCCACGGACACCTCGACGTCGTGCCCGCCGAACCGGCCGACTGGAGCGTGCACCCGTTTTCCGGGGCGATCGAAGACGGCTATGTCTGGGGCCGCGGCGCGGTCGACATGAAGGACATGGTGGGCATGATGATCGTGGTCGCCCGGCAGTTAAAGCGCGCGGGCATCGTGCCACCGCGCGATCTGGTGTTCGCCTTCCTCGCCGACGAGGAGCACGGCGGCAAGTACGGGTCGCACTGGCTGGTCGACAATCGGCCCGACCTGTTCGACGGCGTCACCGAGGCGGTCGGGGAAGTCGGCGGGTTCTCGCTCACCGTGCCCCGCCCGGACGGCGGTGAGCGCCGCCTCTACCTGATCGAGACGGCCGAAAAGGCCATCAGATGGATGCGGCTCACGGCCCGGGGTCAGGCCGGCCACGGCTCGATGGTCAACGACCAAAACCCCGTCACCACGCTGGCCGAGGCGGTCGCCCGGCTCGGTCGCCACCAATTCCCGCTCGTGCTCACCGACACCGTCGTCGAATTCCTGGTTGCCCTGAGCGAGGAGACCGGGCTGCCGTTCGACCCGGAGGCGCCCGACCTCGCGGGCATGATGGACAAACTCGGCCCGATGGCCCGGATGCTGAAGGCGATACTGCACGACACCGCGAATCCCACCATGCTCAAGGCCGGATACAAGGCCAACGTGATCCCGGCGACCGCGGAAGCGGTGGTGGACTGCCGTGTGCTGCCCGGCCGGAAGGAGGCGTTCGAGGCCGAGGTCGACGAGTTGATCGGCCCCGACGTGACCCGGGAGTGGATCAGGGATCTGGCGTCATATGAAACCAGCTTCGACGGCGATCTGGTCGATGCGATGAACGCCGCCGTGCTGGCGCTCGATCCCGACGCCCGGACAGTGCCGTATATGCTCTCGGGCGGAACGGACGCGAAAGCCTTCTCGCGCATAGGGATTCGTTGCTTCGGCTTCAGCCCGCTGCGGCTTCCGCCCGACCTGGATTTCGCTTCGCTGTTCCACGGCGTCGACGAGCGGGTACCCACCGACGCGCTGAAGTTCGGCACCGAGGTGCTGGCACACTTTCTCACGCACTGCTAG
- a CDS encoding ATP-binding protein, producing the protein MEYRPRVADQLLSDRLTSAGAVVLEGPKACGKTWTARQFAASEVLLDVDSSARHALDADPALILDGAPPRLVDEWQIGGTPLWNHVRRAIDNRQSAGQFILTGSSTPADDVTRHSGAGRFARISMRPMSLYEVGDSTGEISLAGLLAGEHTSCPDPGLGIRDIVDRIAVGGWPSNLGSTVDSALQRNVDYLDHAREIDIPSISGPRRDPERLRRLLTSLARNTATEVKISALARETLGDNETALARTTIYDYLGALERLMLIDDVPAWSTHLRSRATLRQEPKRHFVDPSLAVAALASTPKRLLDDLGFGGFLFESLVVRDLRVLSSPLRGAVAHYRDSNGVEVDVVLQIPDGTWGAFEVKLGPGRIDDAAGALLRFASTIDTEKAGEPAVLGVITTATYGYTRKDGIQVIPVAALRP; encoded by the coding sequence GTGGAGTATCGACCGCGAGTCGCTGACCAGCTTCTCAGCGACCGTTTGACTTCCGCCGGCGCTGTTGTATTGGAAGGCCCGAAGGCCTGCGGGAAAACCTGGACCGCGCGCCAATTCGCGGCCAGCGAAGTCCTGCTCGATGTCGACTCCAGTGCCCGCCACGCGCTCGACGCCGACCCGGCCCTGATCCTCGATGGAGCACCGCCTCGGCTTGTCGACGAATGGCAGATCGGCGGGACCCCGCTGTGGAATCACGTGCGGCGCGCTATCGATAACCGGCAGTCAGCCGGACAGTTCATCCTCACCGGCTCATCGACTCCGGCAGACGACGTGACGCGACATAGTGGGGCCGGGCGGTTCGCCAGGATCTCGATGCGCCCGATGTCACTGTACGAAGTCGGCGATTCCACCGGCGAAATCTCTCTGGCCGGCCTCCTTGCCGGAGAACACACATCCTGCCCAGACCCCGGACTGGGTATACGAGATATCGTCGATCGCATCGCGGTCGGCGGCTGGCCCTCCAACTTGGGAAGCACCGTCGATAGTGCGCTGCAGCGCAACGTCGACTACCTGGATCACGCACGCGAAATCGATATCCCATCGATCTCTGGGCCGCGACGCGACCCCGAACGCCTGCGACGACTACTGACGTCACTGGCGCGGAACACCGCAACCGAGGTGAAGATCTCTGCGCTAGCGCGAGAAACGTTGGGCGACAACGAAACAGCACTCGCTCGAACCACTATCTACGATTATCTGGGCGCGCTTGAACGGCTCATGCTCATCGACGACGTGCCAGCCTGGTCAACGCACCTGCGATCCAGGGCAACGCTGCGACAAGAACCCAAACGCCACTTCGTCGATCCTTCACTTGCCGTCGCAGCACTTGCCAGCACCCCGAAACGGCTGCTGGACGATCTCGGTTTCGGTGGATTCCTGTTCGAGTCCCTCGTAGTGCGGGATCTGCGGGTACTGTCGTCACCCCTGCGCGGAGCCGTTGCGCACTACCGGGACAGCAACGGCGTAGAGGTTGATGTCGTCCTTCAGATTCCCGATGGCACGTGGGGAGCCTTCGAAGTGAAACTCGGCCCCGGCCGCATCGACGACGCGGCTGGGGCCCTGCTGCGGTTCGCCTCGACCATAGACACGGAGAAAGCCGGTGAACCCGCCGTTCTGGGCGTCATCACCACGGCAACCTACGGCTACACCCGCAAGGACGGAATCCAGGTGATACCCGTCGCCGCCCTACGCCCATGA
- a CDS encoding phage holin family protein, whose translation MLIIALVLALVGLVALVFAVVTSNELVAWVCIAASVLGVVLLIIDAVQERRRGDAGDQVDHDGSADQDSDDQAAVDYPEEAAEDEPPAEPATEAPTEANEESAVPAEGRGDDHA comes from the coding sequence ATGCTGATCATTGCGCTGGTATTGGCCCTGGTGGGGCTGGTGGCGCTGGTATTCGCGGTCGTCACGAGCAATGAACTGGTGGCCTGGGTCTGCATCGCGGCCAGCGTGTTGGGTGTGGTGCTGCTGATCATCGACGCAGTACAGGAACGCCGGCGAGGTGACGCGGGCGACCAGGTCGACCACGACGGCAGTGCTGATCAAGACAGCGACGATCAAGCCGCGGTGGACTACCCGGAGGAAGCCGCCGAGGACGAGCCGCCGGCCGAGCCCGCCACAGAAGCCCCGACCGAGGCGAACGAGGAATCGGCGGTGCCCGCCGAAGGTCGCGGCGACGATCACGCCTGA